The following are encoded together in the Daucus carota subsp. sativus chromosome 5, DH1 v3.0, whole genome shotgun sequence genome:
- the LOC108224137 gene encoding probable LRR receptor-like serine/threonine-protein kinase At2g24230 encodes MISLCVTLCVFIICLAESCSEGLRQKKKGGLGRWNCGRVLKQVPMGVSCLCLILVVTLFFRQSVCQQPNTDGYFVSQFLKDMGVKTSQVHNFSNPVCSWQGVFCSNQENVVKFVASGLGLSGLVSDNTIGKLRNLQSLDLSRNKITGLPSDFWSLGSLKILNLSYNQISGSLSSNIGNFGVLESMDLSFNNFSGNVPESISSLANLQVLKLQHNGFEFVIPRGIINCKSLVSMDFSRNQLNGTLPKGFAAAFPKLISSNLAGNEIHGRSSDLSGMVSVTFLNISSNLFQGSIVDVFRGPLEVIDLSHNQFQGHISQVNFSSSFSWSQLVYLDLSENQLSGAFSENLNKAQNLQYLNIAYNRFSRQKFLQIDNFPKLEYLNLSKTNLVGHIPVEISLLSNLRTLDLSKNHLSSRIPPLSTKRLQTFDVSYNNLTGNIPLSILKKLPRMGKFNFSYNNLTLCATRLSTKTLKSAFIGSLNSCPIAANPSLFKRKSSTHRGLKLALVLAFSLICLLVGLLFFAFGCRRKTRMWAVKQYSYKKEQIISGPFSFQTDSTTWVADVKQATSVPVVIFEKPLLNFTFADLLSATSNFDRGTLLAEGRFGPVYRGFLQGGIHVAVKVLVHGSTMTDHEAARELEYLGRIKHPNLVPLTGYCLAGEQRIAIYDYMENGNLQNLLHDLPLGLQTIEDWSTDTWEEDNNGIQNVGSEGLLTTWRFRYKIALGTARALAFLHHGCSPPIIHIDVKSSSVYLDMNLEPRLSDFGLAKIFGHSIEDEIARGTPGYVPPEFLLPESGSPKGATPYSDVYGFGIVLFELVTGKKPAEDAYEDKETTLVSWVRGLVRKNEGSRAIDPKIRGTGPKSQFVEALKIGYLCTADHPSKRPSMQQVVGLLKDIEPSMN; translated from the coding sequence ATGATATCTCTCTGTGTTACTTTGTGTGtgtttataatttgtttagCAGAAAGTTGTAGTGAAGGATTAAGACAGAAAAAAAAAGGTGGTTTGGGTAGGTGGAACTGTGGAAGGGTTTTGAAGCAGGTTCCAATGGGTGTcagttgtttgtgtttgattCTGGTGGTGACATTATTTTTTAGGCAGTCTGTTTGTCAACAGCCAaatacagatgggtattttgtCTCCCAATTCTTGAAAGATATGGGAGTAAAAACATCTCAAGTTCACAACTTTTCTAATCCAGTATGTTCATGGCAAGGTGTATTTTGCAGTAACCAAGAAAATGTTGTTAAGTTTGTGGCTTCTGGTTTGGGTCTATCAGGTTTAGTTTCTGATAATACTATTGGCAAGCTCAGAAATCTTCAATCTTTGGATCTCAGCAGAAACAAAATCACTGGCTTGCCTTCTGATTTCTGGAGTCTAGGGTCACTCAAGATACTTAATCTTTCGTATAACCAAATCTCAGGGAGCCTATCTAGCAACATTGGCAATTTCGGTGTGCTTGAAAGCATGGACCTTTCTTTCAATAATTTTTCGGGGAATGTACCTGAATCTATCAGCTCCCTTGCTAATTTGCAAGTTCTGAAACTTCAACATAACGGGTTTGAGTTTGTCATTCCGCGGGGAATTATAAATTGCAAGTCCCTAGTTTCCATGGATTTTTCAAGAAATCAGCTGAATGGCACTCTCCCTAAAGGTTTTGCTGCTGCATTTCCTAAGCTCATTTCCTCAAACCTTGCTGGCAATGAGATCCATGGACGCAGTTCAGATTTGTCAGGAATGGTATCTGTCACATTTCTTAACATTTCAAGTAATCTTTTCCAGGGCTCCATTGTTGATGTTTTCAGGGGGCCACTAGAAGTGATTGATTTAAGCCACAATCAGTTCCAAGGTCACATATCTCAGGTAAATTTCAGTTCCAGCTTCAGTTGGTCTCAATTAGTTTATCTCGACCTGTCTGAAAATCAGctgagtggagctttttctgaaaatttgaatAAAGCCCAAAATCTTCAGTACCTAAATATTGCATACAATAGGTTCTCCAGACAAAAATTCTTGCAAATTGACAACTTCCCTAAATTAGAGTATTTGAACTTGTCCAAGACTAATCTAGTAGGCCACATTCCTGTTGAAATTTCACTATTGAGTAATTTGAGAACTCTTGATCTTTCCAAAAATCATCTCAGTAGTCGAATTCCTCCTTTGAGTACAAAAAGACTCCAGACCTTTGATGTCTCGTATAACAACCTTACTGGAAACATCCCTTTATCTATACTAAAGAAACTGCCTCGGATGGGGAAGTTTAACTTCTCTTACAATAATTTAACTCTTTGTGCTACTCGATTATCCACTAAAACCTTGAAATCAGCTTTCATTGGGTCGCTGAACAGCTGCCCAATTGCTGCAAACCCGAGCCTCTTCAAAAGGAAAAGTTCAACACATAGGGGGCTAAAGCTTGCACTGGTTTTAGCCTTCTCATTAATCTGTTTACTCGTGGGGTTGCTATTTTTCGCCTTTGGTTGCAGAAGAAAAACCAGGATGTGGGCTGTGAAGCAATATTCTTACAAAAAAGAACAAATTATATCAGGCCCATTCTCGTTCCAGACTGATTCCACCACTTGGGTAGCTGATGTTAAACAGGCAACATCAGTCCCAGTAGTGATCTTTGAGAAGCCATTGTTGAACTTTACATTTGCAGACCTCTTGTCTGCAACTTCAAACTTCGATAGAGGCACCTTGTTGGCTGAAGGGAGATTCGGGCCTGTTTATAGAGGTTTTTTACAAGGTGGAATTCACGTAGCAGTAAAAGTGTTGGTCCACGGATCTACAATGACAGATCATGAAGCTGCAAGAGAGCTTGAATATCTTGGTAGAATCAAGCACCCTAATCTTGTTCCACTGACTGGATACTGCTTAGCCGGTGAACAAAGGATTGCTATTTATGATTATATGGAGAATGGAAACTTGCAAAATTTGCTTCATGACCTGCCACTTGGGCTTCAAACTATAGAAGATTGGAGTACAGACACATGGGAAGAAGATAATAATGGGATTCAAAATGTCGGGTCTGAAGGTTTGTTAACAACATGGAGATTCAGATACAAGATTGCACTTGGCACTGCCAGAGCATTGGCATTTCTTCACCACGGGTGCTCTCCTCCTATAATTCACATAGATGTTAAATCTAGCAGTGTTTATCTTGATATGAACTTAGAACCAAGATTGTCTGATTTTGGATTGGCAAAGATATTCGGGCACAGTATTGAGGATGAGATTGCTCGTGGGACACCAGGTTATGTGCCACCTGAGTTTCTTTTGCCAGAAAGTGGCTCACCTAAAGGAGCAACACCATACTCTGATGTTTATGGATTTGGGATTGTTCTCTTTGAGTTAGTTACAGGGAAAAAACCAGCTGAAGATGCTTATGAAGATAAAGAAACAACTTTGGTTAGTTGGGTGAGGGGATTAGTTAGGAAAAACGAGGGTTCAAGAGCCATTGACCCCAAAATTCGTGGAACTGGACCCAAGTCTCAGTTTGTTGAGGCCTTAAAGATCGGATATTTATGCACTGCTGATCATCCCTCTAAGCGGCCAAGCATGCAGCAAGTCGTAGGACTTCTAAAGGATATCGAACCATCTATGAACTAG